In one window of Mercurialis annua linkage group LG4, ddMerAnnu1.2, whole genome shotgun sequence DNA:
- the LOC126677577 gene encoding subtilisin-like protease SBT5.4, with amino-acid sequence MLLSKVSSVLLFCSLWCLFHALSASAIKQPYVVYLGSHNHGPEASEADFHAATDSHYEFLASFLGSDEKARDSLINSYQRNINGFSALLDEEEAAEIAKNPKVVSVFVSQAKKLHTSHSWEFMMQEKNDIVKADSLWEKADFGKDVIIANLDTGVWPELKSFSEEGYGPVPARWKGLCEKGVSCNKKLIGGKHFSKGYMAAFGAGALNSSINNPRDYEGHGTHTLSTAGGDFVHGATVFGLVNLTLKGGSPKSRVASYKVCWVGGCYDSDMVEAFDHAIHDGVDVISMSVGGLPSDYLSDSIAIGSFHAVKKGIVVVCSAGNDGPFPGSVSNLAPWIITVGASTLDRNFESFVYLGDGRRLLGASVSEGTPKNKLLPLISGSMAKAANASSVDAEQCKQGSLDPMKAKGKIVACKIVDYVRLYKSVYAAEAGAVGMILYNDIIAGNATYVDPHVLPATHINYTDGLALLSYINNSSNPTGSISAPNQVFGVEPAPYVAGFSSIGPNTITPEILKPDITAPGEYILAGYTGAISPSRIDYDKRRVPYTIMSGTSMACPHVAGVVGLLRKLHPDWSPAAIRSAISTSARTRDNTMHPMLIGYTLEKSTPLGHGSGHIRPNRAMDPGLVYDLTESDYLDFLCAQGYNETSIKALNNDSYKCPKSASFLDFNYPSITIPKLSGTVTTTRKLKNVGSPGKYQVIIKAPYGIWVSVEPSALVFENVGEEKSFKVSFKAKWDGAAKDYAFGGLTWTDGSHYVRSPIVVRAA; translated from the exons ATGTTGCTTTCAAAGGTTTCGTCAGTACTTCTGTTTTGCAGCTTATGGTGTTTGTTTCATGCATTGTCAGCTTCTGCTATTAAACAGCCGTACGTAGTTTACTTGGGATCCCATAATCATGGCCCTGAAGCTTCTGAGGCTGATTTTCATGCTGCTACCGATTCTCATTATGAGTTTCTTGCCTCCTTTTTGGGAAG TGATGAAAAAGCCAGAGATTCACTCATTAACTCGTATCAAAGGAATATCAATGGATTTTCTGCATTGCTTGATGAGGAAGAGGCAGCTGAAATTGcaa AGAATCCAAAAGTTGTGTCAGTTTTCGTCAGCCAGGCGAAAAAATTGCACACATCACATTCATGGGAGTTTATGATGCAGGAAAAGAATGATATCGTCAAGGCCGATTCCTTATGGGAGAAAGCCGATTTCGGTAAAGATGTCATTATTGCTAACCTCGACACAG GTGTATGGCCGGAACTGAAAAGCTTCAGCGAGGAAGGTTATGGACCTGTGCCAGCAAGATGGAAAGGCTTATGCGAGAAAGGAGTATCTTGCAACAA GAAACTTATTGGAGGAAAACACTTCAGCAAAGGTTACATGGCGGCTTTTGGTGCTGGTGCGCTGAATTCTTCTATAAACAATCCCCGTGACTATGAAGGACATGGAACTCACACGCTATCAACAGCCGGTGGTGATTTTGTTCATGGAGCCACTGTGTTTGGATTGGTGAATTTAACTTTAAAAGGCGGTTCTCCTAAATCTAGAGTAGCTTCTTACAAGGTGTGCTGGGTAGGAGGGTGCTATGATAGTGATATGGTGGAAGCTTTCGACCATGCTATTCACGATGGGGTCGATGTGATCTCCATGTCTGTTGGGGGTCTTCCTTCCGATTATTTATCGGATAGTATTGCAATTGGTTCGTTTCATGCTGTCAAGAAGGGTATTGTTGTTGTTTGCTCTGCAGGAAATGATGGACCATTTCCTGGATCCGTTTCCAATCTTGCCCCTTGGATTATAACTGTCGGAGCAAGTACCTTGGATCGAAATTTCGAATCATTTGTTTATCTCGGAGATGGACGACGCCTTCTG GGTGCAAGTGTTTCTGAGGGTACGCCTAAGAACAAACTTTTACCACTCATCTCTGGATCGATGGCTAAGGCTGCAAATGCATCTTCTGTCGACGC TGAGCAATGCAAACAGGGTTCATTAGATCCGATGAAAGCGAAGGGCAAGATCGTGGCTTGCAAGATAGTGGACTATGTTAGACTATATAAGAGTGTATATGCTGCTGAGGCTGGTGCAGTTGGGATGATCCTTTACAATGATATAATAGCTGGGAATGCTACTTATGTTGATCCTCATGTTCTTCCAGCTACACATATCAACTATACTGATGGCCTTGCTCTCCTCTCCTACATTAACAATTCCag CAATCCCACTGGATCTATTTCTGCTCCGAATCAAGTATTTGGCGTGGAGCCTGCTCCATACGTGGCTGGATTTTCCTCTATTGGTCCTAATACCATCACCCCCGAGATCCTCAAG CCTGATATAACTGCCCCTGGAGAGTATATCCTAGCTGGCTACACCGGAGCAATTAGCCCGAGTCGTATAGATTACGACAAGCGTAGGGTTCCTTACACCATTATGTCTGGAACATCCATGGCTTGCCCTCATGTTGCTGGAGTTGTTGGTCTTCTTCGAAAGCTTCACCCTGACTGGAGTCCTGCAGCAATCAGATCCGCAATCTCTACTTCCG CGAGAACAAGAGATAACACAATGCATCCAATGCTTATCGGATACACTTTAGAAAAATCAACACCGTTGGGTCATGGTTCAGGACATATCAGACCAAACCGTGCCATGGATCCAGGGTTGGTCTACGACTTGACGGAGTCTGATTACTTGGACTTCCTCTGTGCCCAGGGCTACAACGAAACCTCCATCAAAGCCTTGAACAATGATTCTTACAAATGCCCAAAATCAGCTAGTTTTCTTGATTTCAACTACCCTTCTATAACCATTCCTAAGCTGTCAGGTACCGTTACTACCACAAGGAAGTTGAAGAATGTGGGTTCACCAGGGAAGTATCAAGTTATTATTAAAGCGCCATATGGAATCTGGGTTTCGGTTGAACCAAGTGCTTTGGTGTTTGAGAATGTCGGAGAAGAGAAGAGTTTTAAGGTTAGCTTCAAGGCTAAGTGGGACGGTGCTGCTAAAGACTATGCATTTGGAGGTCTCACATGGACC